The following are encoded together in the Geobacter sulfurreducens PCA genome:
- a CDS encoding diguanylate cyclase: MTDEQRQCPYPVLIAEDNALLRAVLEGNLREIGYDVVVAIDGKDALARIQSGYFPLVITDWVMPVMDGPELCRAVRSLGLEHYTYLILLTSRDSKESIISGLEAGADEYLVKPVTPEELTVRLMTARRIIDLESSLKQSMEEVRLLTMRDPLTGIYNRRYLEDRLHQEVKRTFRYERPISVVMFDIDHFKRVNDTWGHLVGDQVLKACAESVRSGVRENIDWPVRYGGEEFVVVLPETDMAGAVIVAERLRQRIALIQTSVGDGAVTVTASFGVASFTPPDQKEDLSIGEVLLERADRCLYRAKGEGRNRVCSEQL; this comes from the coding sequence ATGACGGATGAACAGAGACAATGCCCGTATCCTGTGCTCATAGCCGAGGATAATGCCCTACTGAGAGCGGTCCTCGAGGGGAATCTGCGCGAGATCGGGTACGACGTGGTTGTTGCCATTGACGGCAAGGATGCTCTCGCGCGTATTCAAAGTGGCTATTTCCCTCTGGTTATTACCGACTGGGTCATGCCGGTCATGGACGGGCCCGAACTTTGCCGGGCCGTACGGAGCCTTGGTCTTGAGCACTATACCTACCTGATCCTCCTCACCTCCCGCGACTCCAAGGAGAGCATCATTTCAGGGCTCGAAGCCGGCGCCGACGAGTATCTAGTGAAGCCGGTGACTCCTGAAGAGCTCACCGTCCGGCTCATGACCGCCCGTCGTATTATCGATCTGGAAAGCTCGCTCAAGCAAAGCATGGAGGAGGTCCGGCTCCTGACCATGCGTGACCCGCTCACGGGTATCTACAACAGGCGCTACCTGGAAGACCGGCTGCACCAGGAGGTCAAACGCACCTTCCGCTACGAACGCCCCATCTCGGTAGTCATGTTCGACATTGATCACTTCAAGAGGGTGAACGACACCTGGGGACACCTTGTCGGCGACCAGGTCCTGAAGGCCTGTGCCGAATCGGTCCGCTCCGGGGTCCGCGAAAACATCGACTGGCCCGTCCGTTACGGTGGCGAGGAGTTTGTGGTGGTACTTCCTGAAACCGATATGGCAGGTGCGGTTATTGTGGCGGAACGGCTCAGGCAACGCATAGCCCTGATACAGACCTCTGTGGGCGATGGGGCCGTGACGGTTACAGCCAGCTTTGGCGTGGCCAGTTTTACCCCTCCGGATCAGAAGGAGGATCTCTCCATCGGTGAAGTGCTGCTGGAGCGAGCCGACCGCTGCCTCTATCGGGCTAAGGGGGAGGGGAGAAACCGGGTGTGCAGCGAACAACTCTGA